Proteins found in one Sorghum bicolor cultivar BTx623 chromosome 1, Sorghum_bicolor_NCBIv3, whole genome shotgun sequence genomic segment:
- the LOC110430837 gene encoding protein NPGR2: protein MEGRKRKGKFRNSLRRMAMECLCSGEQLKGADETVRSSDSTITKDFSASGYSSRNGEIEQYLDNGNIEEAELSLREGICLNYEEARALLGRLEYQRGHVEAALRVFDGIDLSALVPKMKISIARKADRRKTHSQWDSPPMPLHAVSLLMEAIYLKARALHDLGKDKEAAQECKMILDIVEAAVPEGLPAGFGKGCKLNEIICKSVELLPELWKSGGFSLETISSYRRSLLNNWNLDGETIARIQKKFAVFLLYSGCEARPPNLHSQLDGSFVPRNNMEEAILLLMILLRKFNLKRIERDPSVMHHLTFALSMSGQLIPLAGQFEELLPSVLDKKEWLYSVALCYLAEEDDLSALNLLKRILKSGEDSDHLKELLLASKACIEMSAHSEGASYARRAIANMQGGCKPMAGLADLLLGVALSNQARSAISDTDRASWQCEVLEALGNAEKKLHGKDSRALYSLSLEYAVQRKLEFAAFYAKRLVKLEAGSELRSWLLLARILSAQKLFADAETVVDAALDQTGKWCQGDLLRTKSRIQAAQGQFRDAVETYTQLLAIIQLRTKSLTAGICFPKGNKDDKGLETETWYDLALLYLDMAQWRDAEVCVLKIRSISPYSALAWHATGKIYEAKGLTKEALGAFFRALDLDPKHVPSLISTATVLRQLGDRPLPSIRCFLTDALQLDRTNHVAWFNLGLLYKEEGGRSAAEAVECFQAAAFLKETAPVEPFR from the exons ATGGAGGGTAGGAAAAGGAAGGGAAAATTCAGGAATTCTCTCAGGCGGATGGCTATGGAGTGCCTGTGCTCTGGTGAGCAGCTCAAGGGGGCAGATGAGACCGTCCGCTCATCTGATTCTACAATCACAAAAGATTTCTCGGCCAGCGGGTACTCTTCTCGGAATGGAGAGATTGAGCAGTACCTTGATAATGGCAACATAGAGGAAGCCGAGTTGTCGCTTCGGGAGGGCATTTGCCTAAATTATGAG GAAGCAAGGGCATTGCTAGGAAGGCTCGAATATCAACGGGGTCATGTAGAAGCAGCACTCCGTGTCTTTGATGGGATAGACCTGTCTGCATTAGTCCCTAAGATGAAAATCTCAATTGCTAGAAAAGCAGATCGTCGGAAGACTCATTCACAGTGGGATTCTCCACCAATGCCCTTGCACGCTGTCAGCCTTCTCATGGAGGCCATATATCTTAAAGCAAGAGCACTTCATGATCTTGGGAAAGATAAAG AAGCTGCACAAGAATGTAAAATGATATTGGATATTGTGGAAGCAGCCGTACCTGAAGGCTTGCCAGCAGGCTTTGGAAAAGGCTGTAAATTGAACGAAATAATATGCAAGTCTGTAGAGTTGCTCCCTGAGCTCTGGAAATCAGGGGGGTTTTCACTTGAGACCATTTCTTCATACAGGAGGTCACTTCTCAATAATTGGAATCTTGATGGAGAGACTATAGCAAGGATACAAAAGAAATTTGCTGTTTTTCTCCTATATAGTGGCTGTGAAGCGCGCCCTCCAAATCTTCATTCTCAGTTGGACGGTTCATTTGTACCTCGCAACAATATGGAAGAGGCTATTCTTCTTTTGATGATTCTTTTGAGGAAATTCAATCTCAAAAGGATTGAGCGAGATCCATCTGTGATGCATCACCTTACTTTTGCACTGTCCATGTCAGGACAGCTAATTCCACTGGCTGGACAGTTTGAAGAATTGTTACCTAGCGTGTTAGACAAAAAAGAATGGTTGTACAGCGTTGCATTGTGTTATTTAGCAGAAGAAGATGATCTGAGTGCCCTGAATCTACTCAAAAGAATACTAAAGTCTGGAGAGGATTCTGATCATCTCAAAGAACTACTCCTAGCTTCAAAGGCTTGCATTGAGATGAGTGCTCATAGTGAAGGTGCTTCTTATGCAAGGAGAGCCATTGCTAATATGCAGGGAGGATGCAAACCAATGGCAGGACTTGCAGACCTATTGCTTGGTGTTGCACTCTCTAATCAGGCTAGAAGTGCCATATCTGATACAGATAGAGCTTCGTGGCAGTGTGAAGTGCTGGAAGCCCTTGGGAATGCTGAAAAAAAGTTGCATGGGAAAGATTCTAGGGCATTGTACAGTCTCAGCCTTGAATATGCTGTGCAGAGGAAATTAGAATTTGCTGCCTTTTATGCAAAGAGGCTGGTGAAACTTGAGGCTGGATCAGAGTTGAGGAGTTGGCTCCTTTTAGCTCGAATACTTAGTGCTCAAAAGCTGTTTGCTGATGCTGAAACAGTTGTTGATGCTGCTTTAGATCAGACTGGGAAATGGTGTCAAGGAGATTTATTGCGGACCAAATCCAGAATTCAGGCTGCACAGGGGCAATTCAGAGATGCGGTTGAAACATACACCCAACTTCTTGCTATCATTCAACTTAGAACGAAAAGTTTAACTGCTGGAATTTGCTTCCCAAAG GGCAACAAGGATGATAAAGGGCTGGAAACAGAGACTTGGTATGATCTAGCTCTCTTATACCTAGATATGGCACAATGGAGGGATGCAGAGGTTTGTGTATTGAAGATAAGATCCATCAGTCCTTATTCTGCATTGGCTTGGCATGCTACAG GAAAAATATATGAAGCAAAAGGTCTTACAAAAGAAGCTTTGGGAGCTTTTTTCAGAGCTTTAGATCTTGATCCTAAACATGTCCCAAGTTTGATATCAACTGCCACTGTTCTACGACAACTTGGTGACAGGCCATTGCCTTCTATACGGTGCTTCCTGACTGATGCATTGCAACTGGATAGAACTAATCATGTTGCATGGTTCAATCTTGGCCTGCTTTACAAAGAGGAAGGTGGCAGGTCAGCGGCTGAGGCTGTTGAATGCTTTCAAGCTGCTGCTTTTCTTAAAGAAACAGCACCTGTAGAACCTTTCAGATGA